One part of the Homo sapiens chromosome 19, GRCh38.p14 Primary Assembly genome encodes these proteins:
- the ZNF665 gene encoding zinc finger protein 665 isoform X5: MSGGRTLEEEEEEGKGVRDGSSSDISCKCVNTDLPPKGKNNMGEAFYTVKLERLESCDTVGLSFQEVQKNTYDFECQWKDDEGNYKTVLMLQKENLPGRRAQRDRRAAGNRHIENQLGVSFQSHLPELQQFQHEGKIYEYNQVEKSPNNRGKHYKCDECGKVFSQNSRLTSHKRIHTGEKPYQCNKCGKAFTVRSNLTIHQVIHTGEKPYKCNECGKVFSQPSNLAGHQRIHTGEKPYKCNECGKAFRAHSKLTTHQVIHTGEKPYKCKECGKCFTQNSHLASHRRIHTGEKPYKCNECGKAFSVRSSLTTHQTIHTGEKPYKCNECGKVFRHNSYLAKHRRIHTGEKPYKCNECGKAFSMHSNLTKHQIIHTGEKPFKCNECVKVFTQYSHLANHRRIHTGEKPYRCDECGKAFSVRSSLTTHQAIHTGEKPYKCNDCGKVFTQNSHLASHRGIHSGEKPYKCDECGKAFSQTSQLARHWRVHTGEKPYKCNECGKAFSVHSSLTIHQTIHTGQKPYKCNDCGKVFRHNSYLAIHQRIHTGEKPYKCNECGKAFSVHSNLATHQVIHTGEKPYKCNECGKVFTQNSHLANHRRIHTGEKPYRCNECGKAFSVRSTLTTHMAVHTGDKPYKCNQCGKVFTQNSNLAKHRRIHSG, translated from the coding sequence ATATCTCTTGTAAATGTGTAAACACGGATTTGCCACCAAAGGGGAAGAACAATATGGGAGAAGCGTTCTACACGGTGAAGTTGGAGAGACTTGAAAGCTGTGACACTGTAGGCTTGTCCTTCCAGGAAGTTCAGAAAAATACATACGACTTTGAGTGTCAGTGGAAAGATGAtgaaggaaattataaaacagtACTTATGTTGCAAAAAGAAAATCTCCCTGGTAGAAGAGCTCAACGTGATAGAAGGGCTGCAGGAAACAGGCATATTGAAAATCAGCTTGGAGTAAGCTTTCAGTCACATCTCCCTGAACTGCAGCAATTTCAACATGAAGGGAAAATTTATGAATACAATCAAGTTGAGAAGTCTCCTAATAATCGAGGAAAACATTATAAATGTGATGAATGTGGCAAGGTCTTCAGTCAAAACTCACGGCTAACAAgtcataagagaattcatactggagagaagccttaccAGTGTAATaagtgtggcaaagcctttactGTTCGTTCAAACCTAACAATCCATCAGGTCAtccatactggagaaaaaccttacaaatgtaatgaatgtggaaagGTCTTCAGTCAACCTTCAAACCTTGCAGgtcatcagagaattcatactggagagaaaccttacaagtgtaatgagtgtggcaaagcctttagagCACATTCAAAACTAACTACACATCAGGTCAtccatactggagaaaaaccttacaaatgtaaggaatgtggcaAGTGCTTCACTCAAAATTCACACCTTGCAAGTCATCGAAGAATTCATACTGGGGAGAAgccttacaagtgtaatgagtgtggcaaagcctttagtgTTCGCTCAAGCCTGACTACCCATCAGACAATCcacactggagaaaaaccttacaaatgtaatgaatgtggcaaggtCTTCAGGCACAATTCATACCTTGCAAAGCATCGGCGaattcatactggtgagaaaccttacaagtgtaatgagtgtgggaaagccttcagtaTGCATTCAAACTTAACTAAGCATCAGATCATCCATACCGGAGAAAAGCCTTTCAAATGTAATGAATGCGTCAAGGTTTTCACTCAGTATTCACACTTAGCAAATCATcgaagaattcatactggagagaaaccttacaggTGTGATgagtgtggcaaagcctttagtgTGCGATCAAGCCTAACTACCCATCAGgcaattcatactggagaaaagccTTACAAATGTAATGACTGCGGTAAGGTCTTCACACAAAATTCACACCTTGCAAGTCATCGGGGAATTCAttctggagagaaaccttacaagtgtgaTGAATGTGGTAAAGCCTTCAGTCAAACATCACAACTTGCAAGGCATTGGagagttcatactggagaaaaaccttacaagtgtaatgagtgtggcaaagcctttagtgTTCATTCAAGCCTAACTATACATCAGACAATACATACTGGACAAAAACCATACAAATGTAATGATTGCGGCAAGGTCTTCAGACACAATTCGTACCTTGCAAttcatcagagaattcacactggtgagaaaccttATAAGTGTAATGAGTGCGGCAAAGCATTTAGTGTACATTCAAACCTAGCTACCCATCAGGTCAtccatactggagaaaaaccttacaaatgtaatgaatgtggcaaggtCTTCACTCAAAATTCACATCTTGCAAATCATAgaagaattcacactggagaaaaaccttATAGGTGTAAtgagtgtgggaaagccttcagtgtTCGTTCAACCCTAACTACCCATATGGCAGTCCATACTGGAGACAAACCTTACAAATGTAACCAATGTGGCAAGGTCTTTACTCAAAATTCAAACCTTGCAAAACATCGAAGAATTCATAGTGGATAG